The following is a genomic window from Acidimicrobiales bacterium.
CTCGGCCACGGCCCGCACGTCCTCGACGAGGGGGGCCGGGACCGGCTCGCCGGCGAACTCCCAGATGACCGTGCGCAGCTTCGGCATGCGGGAGAACGACAGCCCGTTGTCGATGGCGTAGATGCGGCCGTCCTCGCCGAGCAGGCAGTGGCCGCTCTTGCGGTCGGTGTTGTTGAGGACGAGGTCGAAGGCGCAGATCCGCCGCAGGGCGTCGTGGTGGGCCGGGTCCTCGTAGAGCGAGAAGTAGTGCTCCTCGAAGTCGGCCGGGACGAAGCGCTGCACCGACCCCTCGCCCATCGGCCCGTCCCGCCACACCGTGGCCGGCACCAGCCCCCAGCCGAGGGCCTCGGACACGAGCCAGGCGGCCACCTCCCGGCGCCCGAGCCCGGCCGGGAAGTCCCACAGCGGGCGCTCGCCCCTCGTCGGCTTGTAGACGCCGAGCATGGCCCGGTCGCCGGCCGACACCTCGACGAGCATGGTGGCGTTCGACGACCACGGCATGCGCCCCCTGACCTCGACGTCGCCGGTGGCGAGCAGCTCGAGGACGGCGGCCTGGTCGGTCAGGTCGCCAGGTGGCCGTTGCTGCGGGGGCACACGTGACCCTCCGGATCGAGCGGCCGGCCGCAGAACGGGCAGGGCGGGCGGCCGGCGGCCACCAGCTCCCTCGCGTGCTCCACGAACGCCGCGGCCTGCGCCCTGGTCAGCCGGAAGCGGGCGGTGGCCGTGTCCTCGTCGTCCTCGCCCAGCTCCTCGACGACGAGCACGACCCGGTCCTCGTCCTCGTCGTAGGCGACGCCGATGCTGCCCACCACCCACTCGTCCTCCACCGGCTGGCGGAGGGCGAGGTCGGCGGGGCCGGGCCGCTCGGAGGGCGGCACCGGGGGCAGGTCGGCGAGCAGGTCGCCCACGAACTCGGCCAGCGCCGCCACCTGGGTCTTCTCCAGGCGCAGGGTGACGTCGCCGGACGCCGACCCGGCCTGGAGGTAGAAGACGCGGTGGCCGGGCTCGCCGACGGTGCCGGCCGTGAACCGGTCCGGGCTCGGGACGTCGAAGGACCGGCTCAACTCGCCACCAGCCCGGTCAGCTCGCCGCCGGTGCTGTTCACGGTGAGGACGGTGGGGCCGCCGGCGCCGTAGGCGACCGCGGTGACCGAGCACGGCGACACGACGATGCGCTGGAACAGGTCCAGGTGGGTGCCGAGGGCGTCGGCCACGGCCGCCTTGATCGGGTCGGCGTGGGACACGGCGACGACGACCCCGCCGGGGTGGCGCTCGCGCAGCCGGGTGACGGCGCCCGCCATCCTCGCCTGGAGCTCGGCGAACGACTCGCCGCCCGGGAACCGGAACCCGCTCGGGTAGCGCTGCACGGTGCCCCACTCGGGCAGCTTCCGCAGCCCCTTCAGCTCGGCGCCCGTCCAGTCCCCGAAGTCGCACTCGAGGAGGCCCCGCTCGACGGTCACCTTCAGCTTCCTCGCCCTGGCGATCGGCGCCGCCGTCTCCCTGGTCCGCTCGAGGGGCGACGCGTAGACGGCGTCGACCTGCTTCAGGGCCGCGATCCTGGCCGCCACCGCGTCGGCCTGCTGGCGCCCGGCGTCGGCCAGGTGCAGGCCCGGCGCCCGGCCCGGCAGGGTCTGCCCGGTGGTCGGCGTCTGGCCGTGGCGGACGAACAGCACGAGCGTCGGGCGGGGCTGGGCACGGCGGGGCATGTGACCCGTCAAGCTACCGGTACGTTGGCGCGGTGGACGCCCGGGACGAGCTGGACGCCCTGGAGGCCCGGATCACCGTCTGCCGGGCCTGCCCCCGCCTCGTCGCCTGGCGGGAGCTGGTGGCGACGCAGAAGCGGGCCGCCTTCCGCGACGAGGCGTACTGGGGGCGGCCGGTGCCGGCCTTCGGCGACCCGGCGGCGAGCGTGGTCGTCGTCGGCCTCGCGCCTGCCGCCCACGGCGGCAACCGCACCGGGCGCATCTTCACCGGCGACCGGTCCGGGGACTGGCTGTACGCGTCGATGTGGCGCACCGGGTTCGCCAACCAGCCGACCAGCGTCCACCGCGACGACGGGCTCCGGCTCACCGGGGCGTGGGTGACGGCGGCCGTCCGCTGCGCCCCGCCCGACAACAAGCCGACCACCACCGAGCGGGACACCTGCCGGCCGTACCTGGCGAGGGAGCTCGAGGTGCTGCCCTGGCGGGTGATCGTCGCCCTCGGCGGCTTCGGGTTCGGGGTGGCCGCCTCGATCCTCGGGCTGCGGCCCCGCCCCCGGTTCGGCCACGGCGTCGAGGTCGCCCTGCCCGGCGGGCGCCACCTCATCGCCAGCTACCACGTGAGCCAGCAGAACACGTTCACCGGCAAGCTCACCGAGCCGATGCTCGACGCCGTGTTCGAGCGGGCCAGGGAGCTCAGTCGAGCAGGGCGATGAGCTCCCCGGCGGCGTAGCCGACCGCCGTCAGCCCGAGGAACCCGGACACCACGAGGCGCAGCCGCCGGTCGGAGGTGCCCGAGGCGACGTGGGCGCCGAGCCAGGCGCCGGGGACGACGCCGACGGCGAGCCACAGCGCGAAGCGCCAGTCGATGTTGCCGAGGGCGGCGTGGGTGACCGTCCCCGGCACGGCGAACAGCCCGACGCACACGAGCGAGGTGGCGATGGCCCGCTTCACGCCGAGCCCCGCGTACTGGCTGAACCCCGGCACCATCACGATGCCGCCGCCGATGCCGAGCAGGCCGGACAGGGTGCCGGCCATCAGGCCGACGACGGCGAACCGGCCCGGCCTGGCCCGCTCTGGCGCCTCGGCGGCCACGCCGGGCTCGTCGGGCGCGGCGACCGTGTCCTCCTCGCTGCCGCCCTCGGGGACGGGCACGGGCGCGGCCTGCCGGGCCCGGCCCATGCGCAGGGCGCTCACGCCGAGGAGGGCGGCCGTCGCCAGCATGAGCAGGTGCCCCTCGCCGGGGACGACCTCGGAGAGGAGCGACCCGCCGATGGCGGCGAGGACCCCGATCGGCGCCGTGAAGCCGACGGCCCGCCAGTCGATCAGGCCCTCCCTGGCGTAGCGGAACGTCCCGCTGGCGCTGCTCGGGATGATCGACGGAAGGGTGGTGCCGATCGAGGTGAGCGCGGTCGCGCCGAGGGCCCGGATGCCCGGCGTGGAGATGACCGCGCCACCCACGCCGAACAGGCCAGACAGCATCCCGGTCGCCACCCCGAGGAGCAGGGTCAGGGCGTCCCGGAGCGGCCCCGGGTCCACCGGGTCAGGCCAGGCGCTCGACGATCATCGCCATGCCCTGCCCACCGCCCACGCACATCGTCTCCAGGCCGATCGAGCGATCGAGGGTGGCGAGGTCGTTGAGCAGGGTGGTCATGATGCGGGCGCCGGTCATGCCGAACGGGTGCCCGAGGGCGATGGCGCCGCCGTGGGGGTTGAGCTGGTCCTCGACCGAGATGCCGACCTCGTCGCACACCGGCAGCACCTGGGCGGCGAAGGCCTCGTTGAGCTCGACGACGTCGACGTCGGTGATCTTCATCCCGGCCTGGTCGAGCGCCTTGCGGCAGGCCTCGATGGGGCCGACGCCCATGATCTCCGGGGCGAGCCCGGACACGGCCGAGGCGACGATCCTGGCGAGCGGGGTGAGGCCGAGGGAGCGGGCCCGCTCCTCGCTCATCACGAGCACGGCGGCCGCGCCGTCGTTCAGCGGGCAGGAGTTGCCGGCCGTGACCCGGCCGTCGGGGCGGAAGGCCGGGGCCAGGCCGGCCAGCTTCTCCAGGCTGGTGCCGGGGCGGGGGCCGTCGTCCCGGTCGACGACGGTGCCGTCCGGCCTCGTCCACGGCACGATCTCCCGGTCGAACACGCCGGCGGCCTGAGCGGCGACCGCCCGGTCCTGGCTGAGCTTGGCGTACTCGTCCATCCGCTCCCTGGTGACGCCGAACTTCTCGGCCACGTTCTCGGCCGTCTCGCCCATCGGGATGTAGACGTGGTTGACGAAGTCGTCGCGGTCCTCGTCGGTGAAGCGGGGGTTGAGGTCCTCGCGGTCGAGGCCCTTGCCGCCGCACCGGGTGACGCTCTCGACCCCGCCGGCGACGTACGTGTCGCCCTCGCCGGCTTTCACGGCGTGGAAGGCCATGCGGATGGTCTGCAGCGACGAGGAGCAGAAGCGGTTCACGGTCGTGCCCGGCACCGTGTCGGGCAGGCCGGCGAGCAGGCCGACCTGGCGGGCGACGTTCATGCCCTGCTCGTGGTGGGTGAGCGCGCAGCCCCAGAGCACGTCGCCGATCGACGCCGGGTCCACCTCGGGCACCTTGTCCATGAGCGCCCGCACGACGTGGCCGCTCAGGTCGTCGGGGCGGGCGTCCACCAGCGAGCCCTTGAAGGCCCGGCCGACGGCGGTGCGGGCGGCGGCGACGATCACGGCCTCGGGCATGGTCCCTCCGGGGGGTGGGCGACGGTGGGGCGAGCGTATCGGGGAGGATGGTCCGATGGTGAGGTCGACGGCCCGGCTGGCGGTGGTGGCGGCGGCGCTGGCGCTCGCTTCTGCGGGGTGCGGCGACGACGGCGACGGCGGCGGGACGACGACGATCGCCGCCGCGCTCGAGGCCGAGGGCGGCGCCACCGTGACCGTCGACGGCCTCGTCGTCTCCGACGCCAACGGCACCTACCTGTGCGACGCGCTGCTGGAGTCGTTCCCGCCCCAGTGCGGCCCGCCGGCGGTCGCCGTCGTCAACCTCGAGCTGGCCGACCTGGAGGACGTGCAGGAGGCCGGGTCGGTGCGGTGGAGCGAGCGGCGGGTCCGGGTGACCGGCCGGATGCTGTCCGGCGTCCTCACCCTCGACGGGCCACCGGCTAGCGTCGACGGGTCCGGTGACGACTGAGGAGGACCGTTGACGCGACCGACCCGCCTCGCCGGTGCCATGGTGGCCGCGGTGCTCGCGCTCGGCGCGTGCACCGGCCAGGAGCCGACGGCCTACGGCGACGAGGTGCGGGACAACTTCGTCGAGGGGTGCGTGGGCGCCGACGCCGCCGAGGACGTCTGCACCTGCACCTACGACCGCATCACCGAAGAGGTCGAGTTCGACCGGTTCAAGGAGATCGAGGACGCCCTCGAGGAGGACGGCGGCGAGGTGCCGCCCGAGCTCACCGACCTGTTCGCCCAGTGCGGCGTCGAGGGCCCGCTCCCGGCCGAGGGCTCGTCCTCGACCACGGCGACGACCGAGGGGTAGCGGGTCAGGCCGGCGCGGGCGCGGCGGTCGGGGCCGGCTCGGGGTCGGGGGGCGGGAGGCGGCGGGGCGGCTCGACGGCCGTCGCCGGCCAGCGCTTGCGGCTCCTCGTGGCCAGCTTGTGGAGCAGGGCGATGGCGCCGGGGTCGTCGTCGCCGGGGCGGGCCTGGAGGCTGCCGTCGGCGATCATCCTGGTGACCACCTCCCGCCCGAGGTCGGTGCGGACGATCGTGAGCGTCCAGTCGTTGAACCGGCCGATGCCGCCGGTCGAGATGTCGGCGTGCTCGGCGGCGAAGTCCGGGCAGAGCTTGCACCCGTCCCGCGTCCAGGCGTGGCACTCCTTCAGCGGGATCTCGTGGTAGTCGCCGTTGCGCATCCACACCTGGAACACGCCCTTGATGTTGACCTTCGCCATGTCCTCGCGGCGCAGGCCGTACTTCGCCTCGAACAGCTCCTCGAAGATCGAGTCGTCGAAGGTCTTCGAGCACAGCAGGCCGATGTTGAACAGGAACGGCTTGCCCGCCTTGCCGACCTTGCGGCTCCACATCACCGGCGGCACCGACGACTGGCAGCTCATCCCCACGAGGGCCAGCCGGCTGTGGCCGGCGGCCAGCGCGTCCTTCACGGCCAGCGTGTTGGCGGAGTACGTGTAGCGGCTGCCGGCCGACGCGAGGATCTCCTCCTTGGTGGCGGCAACGCCGGGGACGGCCTTCCACGACGAGCCGTCGCCCTCCAGGTAGGAGACGAGGGCGGCGTCGATGTAGTCGTTCTCGAGCGCCCAGACGAGGAAGGCGGACACCAGCCCGCCGTCCTGGCCCATGCGGTGGACCATCTCGTCGCTCGCCCTCGTGAGGAGGATGTCCGAGTAGATGCCGGACACCTCCTCGGGGCCCCGCACCCGGCCGAACAGGTGCTCGTCGGCCTCCGGCTCCCACATGCGGAACCGGGGGCACGCCCTGGTGCAGGACGTGCAGCCCCGCTGGCCGTGCACGCAGTCGTCCGGGCCGAGCTCCTCCTCCAGGTGGAACGGCTTGTACCCCTGGGGGCCGGGCACGTGGCGGTAGCCGATGACCTCATGGGGGCAGGCGACCACGCAGCCGGCGCAGCCCGTGCACAGCCCCGAGGTGACGACCTCGTCGTAGAGCTCCCGCCACTGGAACGTCCAACGGCTCGGCATGGCGGAAGCCTAGGGTCTGGAAGCCGGACACCTCCGAGCGGGACGGCGATGGCTCGTCCCGGGGGCGCCGGACCGGGTCTCGCCGTCCACCGGGCACGGCGTCCCGCCAAGATGGGGGGATGGACCTCACCTACCCGCCCGAGGCCGAGCGGTTCCGAGCCGAGATCCGGGCGTGGCTGGAGGACAACCTGCCCGAGGGCTGGTTCGACGACGGCTTCCGCCTCGAGGGCGACGCCCGCGAGCGCTTCAACGAGCAGTGGACCCGCAAGCTCCACGAGGGCGGGTGGATCTGCGCGTCCTGGCCGGAGGAGTACGGCGGCAAGGGCCTGTCCGTGCTCGAGAGCGTGGTGCTGAACGAGGAGTTCGCGCGGGCCGGCGCGCCGATGCGGGCCGACTTCTTCGGCGACACCCTCGTCGGCCCGACCATCCTCCAGTGGGGGACCGAGGAGCAGAAGAGGGAGTTCCTCCCGAAGATCCTGCGGGGCGAGATCAGCTGGTGCCAGGGGTTCTCCGAGCCCGAGGCCGGCTCGGACCTGGCGTCGCTGAAGACCAGGGCCGTGCTCGACGGCGACGAGTGGGTCGTCAACGGCCAGAAGGTGTGGACCACCCAGGCCCAGTACGCCGACTACGTCTTCCTGCTGGCCCGCACCGACCCGGACGCGCCCCGGCACGCGGGCATCTCGTACCTGCTCGTCCCGATGCGCCAGCCCGGCATCGAGGTCCGCCCGATCGTCCAGCCCGACGGCTCGGCCGAGTTCAACGAGGTGTTCTTCTCCGACGCCCGCTGCCCCGCCGGCAACGTGGTCGGCGGCGTGAACGACGGGTGGAAGGTGGCCATGACCACGCTCGGCTTCGAGCGGGGCTCGTCGGCCACCACCAGCCACCGGCGCTTCGAGCGGGAGCTGGACCAGATCATGGACGCGGCCAGGGCCAACGGGAAGGCCGCCGACCCCCTCGTCCGCCAGCGGCTGGCCGCCGCCTGGTCGAAGGTCCAGATCATGCGGGTCAACGGGCTGCGCACCCTGACCGTCGCCCTCGGCGGCACGGATCCCGGGGTGGCCGCGCTCGGCGCCACCAACAAGATGTTCTGGTCCGAGTACCACCGGGACGTCATGGAGCTGGCCATCGACATCCTCGGGATGGACGGACAGGTGCTGACCGGCTCGGCCGGCGACGAGTTCGTGCCCGGCGTGGGCCGGCGGCGGGGCCGGGAGGACTACCCGGTGAGCCCCCTCCAGGCATCGTTCTTCTTCTCCCGGTCCGAGACGATCTGGGGCGGCACGGCCGAGATCCAGCGCAACATCGTCGGCGAGCGCGTGCTCGGGCTGCCGAAGGAGCCGCGGCCGGTGTGACACGGCGGCGGGCCTACCCGTTGGTAGGCTCGCCTCCCGTCATGGCAGCCCGTGGAGCCAGAGCCCGCGCGCGCCGGTCGTGGCCCCAGCGACTCCTCCTCGGCACCGGCGCCGTCCTCACCGCGATGTGCGTGCTCGGCGCCGGGGCGCTGGGGTTCGTGGCGTGGAAGCTGAGCCGGGTCGACCGGCTGGGCGACGTCGGCGACCTCGCGGACGCCGGCGACGGCGAGCCCGAGAACTTCCTGCTGGTCGGCTCGGACAGCCGCGAGACCGTCGACGAGGACGACCCCGACGCCGGCGCGTTCCTGAACGGCGAGTCCGGCGGCCGGCGCTCGGACACGATCGTGCTCGCCCGCGTCGACCCCCGCTCCACCCACGTGACCCTGCTGTCCCTGCCCCGCGACCTGTGGGTGCCGATCGCCGGCCAGGACGACCCGAACCGCATCAACACCGCCTACAGCCTCGGGCGGGACGTGCTGGTCGACACCATCGAGGAGGACTTCGGCATCCCCGTCCACCACTACGTGGAGGTGGACTTCGCCGGGTTCAAGGGCCTGGTGGCCGCCCTCGACGGCGTCCCCATGTACTTCGAGGCGCCGGCGCGCGACGAGCACTCCGGCCTCGACGTGCCGAGCGGCTGCGTCACCCTCGACCCCGACCAGGCCCTCGCCTTCGCCCGCAGCCGGCACTACGAGTACCTGACCGACGACGACGGCTGGACGACCGACCCGAGCGGCGACCACGGCCGCATCAGCCGCCAGCAGGCGTTCATCTTCCGGGCCCTCGAGCGGGCCAGGGACCGGGGCCTCACCAACCCGGTCACCCTGAACCGGCTGATCGACGTCGGCCTCGACAACGTCGGCGTCGACCCGGGCCTCTCCGACGGCGAGCTGCTCGCCCTGGCCCGGCGCTTCCGGTCGATCACCGCGGACCAGATCACCACCCTGCGCCTCCCCGTGGAGGAGGACGTCGTCGGCGAGGCCTACGTGCTCCGCCTCCTGACCGCCGAGGCCCAGGACGAGCTCAACGTGTTCCGGGGCCTGCCGCCCGGCGCCCTCGCCCCCGAGGCGGTCACCGTGCGGGTGCTGAACGGCTCGGGCGCCGAGCACCAGGCGGCCGACGTGGCCGACGACCTCGGCGACCGGGGCTTCCTCGTGAGCGGCGTGGGCGACGCCGACGAGCACGCCGAGCGGACCGAGGTCCGCCACGCGCCCGGCGCCGAGCCGTCCGCCGCCCTCGTGGCCCGCTACCTGGCCGCCGGGGCCGTCGTGGTGCCCGACGCCAGCCTCGACGGCTCCGAGGTGGTGCTCACCACCGGGGACGACTTCACCGCCGTGCGGTCCACGCCCGCGCCCGAGTCGGCCGTGCAGGTGACGGCGCCGACCACCGGGGTGACGGCGGCCGAGCCCGAGAGCGTCGCCGTGCGGGTGATGAACGGCACGAGCGTGACCGGCCAGGCCGCCGACGCCGCCGCCGCCCTGGAGGACGACGGGTTCACCGTCCTCGGCACGGGCGACTGGGACGAGACCATCGCGGCGACCGTCGTGTACTACCCGACCGGCGCGGTCGCCGAGGCGGAGGCCGTGGCCGAGCACCTGGCCGCCGGGGCCGAGCTGGTGGAGGACCCGTCGATGGGCCCCGGCGGGGTGGTGCTCGTGACCGGCGCCGACTACGACGGCGTCGGCGCGCCGACCTCGGACGACGACGGCGCGCCGGTCGACACGCCGCCGGTGACGTCGGCGCCGACGACGACCTCGTCGGTGCCCGGTGTGGTCCCCGGCGACC
Proteins encoded in this region:
- a CDS encoding SCO1664 family protein; this encodes MPPQQRPPGDLTDQAAVLELLATGDVEVRGRMPWSSNATMLVEVSAGDRAMLGVYKPTRGERPLWDFPAGLGRREVAAWLVSEALGWGLVPATVWRDGPMGEGSVQRFVPADFEEHYFSLYEDPAHHDALRRICAFDLVLNNTDRKSGHCLLGEDGRIYAIDNGLSFSRMPKLRTVIWEFAGEPVPAPLVEDVRAVAEAPPPGLHALLERGEVDAFVKRARALVRRPVFPEDPTGRHYPWPLV
- a CDS encoding Coenzyme F420 hydrogenase/dehydrogenase, beta subunit C-terminal domain, producing MPSRWTFQWRELYDEVVTSGLCTGCAGCVVACPHEVIGYRHVPGPQGYKPFHLEEELGPDDCVHGQRGCTSCTRACPRFRMWEPEADEHLFGRVRGPEEVSGIYSDILLTRASDEMVHRMGQDGGLVSAFLVWALENDYIDAALVSYLEGDGSSWKAVPGVAATKEEILASAGSRYTYSANTLAVKDALAAGHSRLALVGMSCQSSVPPVMWSRKVGKAGKPFLFNIGLLCSKTFDDSIFEELFEAKYGLRREDMAKVNIKGVFQVWMRNGDYHEIPLKECHAWTRDGCKLCPDFAAEHADISTGGIGRFNDWTLTIVRTDLGREVVTRMIADGSLQARPGDDDPGAIALLHKLATRSRKRWPATAVEPPRRLPPPDPEPAPTAAPAPA
- a CDS encoding acetyl-CoA C-acyltransferase yields the protein MPEAVIVAAARTAVGRAFKGSLVDARPDDLSGHVVRALMDKVPEVDPASIGDVLWGCALTHHEQGMNVARQVGLLAGLPDTVPGTTVNRFCSSSLQTIRMAFHAVKAGEGDTYVAGGVESVTRCGGKGLDREDLNPRFTDEDRDDFVNHVYIPMGETAENVAEKFGVTRERMDEYAKLSQDRAVAAQAAGVFDREIVPWTRPDGTVVDRDDGPRPGTSLEKLAGLAPAFRPDGRVTAGNSCPLNDGAAAVLVMSEERARSLGLTPLARIVASAVSGLAPEIMGVGPIEACRKALDQAGMKITDVDVVELNEAFAAQVLPVCDEVGISVEDQLNPHGGAIALGHPFGMTGARIMTTLLNDLATLDRSIGLETMCVGGGQGMAMIVERLA
- a CDS encoding acyl-CoA dehydrogenase family protein; this encodes MDLTYPPEAERFRAEIRAWLEDNLPEGWFDDGFRLEGDARERFNEQWTRKLHEGGWICASWPEEYGGKGLSVLESVVLNEEFARAGAPMRADFFGDTLVGPTILQWGTEEQKREFLPKILRGEISWCQGFSEPEAGSDLASLKTRAVLDGDEWVVNGQKVWTTQAQYADYVFLLARTDPDAPRHAGISYLLVPMRQPGIEVRPIVQPDGSAEFNEVFFSDARCPAGNVVGGVNDGWKVAMTTLGFERGSSATTSHRRFERELDQIMDAARANGKAADPLVRQRLAAAWSKVQIMRVNGLRTLTVALGGTDPGVAALGATNKMFWSEYHRDVMELAIDILGMDGQVLTGSAGDEFVPGVGRRRGREDYPVSPLQASFFFSRSETIWGGTAEIQRNIVGERVLGLPKEPRPV
- a CDS encoding LCP family protein — translated: MAARGARARARRSWPQRLLLGTGAVLTAMCVLGAGALGFVAWKLSRVDRLGDVGDLADAGDGEPENFLLVGSDSRETVDEDDPDAGAFLNGESGGRRSDTIVLARVDPRSTHVTLLSLPRDLWVPIAGQDDPNRINTAYSLGRDVLVDTIEEDFGIPVHHYVEVDFAGFKGLVAALDGVPMYFEAPARDEHSGLDVPSGCVTLDPDQALAFARSRHYEYLTDDDGWTTDPSGDHGRISRQQAFIFRALERARDRGLTNPVTLNRLIDVGLDNVGVDPGLSDGELLALARRFRSITADQITTLRLPVEEDVVGEAYVLRLLTAEAQDELNVFRGLPPGALAPEAVTVRVLNGSGAEHQAADVADDLGDRGFLVSGVGDADEHAERTEVRHAPGAEPSAALVARYLAAGAVVVPDASLDGSEVVLTTGDDFTAVRSTPAPESAVQVTAPTTGVTAAEPESVAVRVMNGTSVTGQAADAAAALEDDGFTVLGTGDWDETIAATVVYYPTGAVAEAEAVAEHLAAGAELVEDPSMGPGGVVLVTGADYDGVGAPTSDDDGAPVDTPPVTSAPTTTSSVPGVVPGDPPPGVDCG
- a CDS encoding MSMEG_4193 family putative phosphomutase is translated as MPRRAQPRPTLVLFVRHGQTPTTGQTLPGRAPGLHLADAGRQQADAVAARIAALKQVDAVYASPLERTRETAAPIARARKLKVTVERGLLECDFGDWTGAELKGLRKLPEWGTVQRYPSGFRFPGGESFAELQARMAGAVTRLRERHPGGVVVAVSHADPIKAAVADALGTHLDLFQRIVVSPCSVTAVAYGAGGPTVLTVNSTGGELTGLVAS
- a CDS encoding sulfite exporter TauE/SafE family protein, which codes for MDPGPLRDALTLLLGVATGMLSGLFGVGGAVISTPGIRALGATALTSIGTTLPSIIPSSASGTFRYAREGLIDWRAVGFTAPIGVLAAIGGSLLSEVVPGEGHLLMLATAALLGVSALRMGRARQAAPVPVPEGGSEEDTVAAPDEPGVAAEAPERARPGRFAVVGLMAGTLSGLLGIGGGIVMVPGFSQYAGLGVKRAIATSLVCVGLFAVPGTVTHAALGNIDWRFALWLAVGVVPGAWLGAHVASGTSDRRLRLVVSGFLGLTAVGYAAGELIALLD
- a CDS encoding uracil-DNA glycosylase; this encodes MDARDELDALEARITVCRACPRLVAWRELVATQKRAAFRDEAYWGRPVPAFGDPAASVVVVGLAPAAHGGNRTGRIFTGDRSGDWLYASMWRTGFANQPTSVHRDDGLRLTGAWVTAAVRCAPPDNKPTTTERDTCRPYLARELEVLPWRVIVALGGFGFGVAASILGLRPRPRFGHGVEVALPGGRHLIASYHVSQQNTFTGKLTEPMLDAVFERARELSRAGR
- a CDS encoding DUF3090 family protein, giving the protein MSRSFDVPSPDRFTAGTVGEPGHRVFYLQAGSASGDVTLRLEKTQVAALAEFVGDLLADLPPVPPSERPGPADLALRQPVEDEWVVGSIGVAYDEDEDRVVLVVEELGEDDEDTATARFRLTRAQAAAFVEHARELVAAGRPPCPFCGRPLDPEGHVCPRSNGHLAT